From a region of the Sminthopsis crassicaudata isolate SCR6 chromosome 6, ASM4859323v1, whole genome shotgun sequence genome:
- the SNX32 gene encoding sorting nexin-32 isoform X3, whose amino-acid sequence MEENPDPGEERQGDGALQVEISDAVSERDKVKFTVHTKSCLPHFSQTEFSVVRQHEEFIWLHDAYTDNEDYAGIIIPPAPPKPDFEASREKLQRLGEGDSSVTREEFAKMKQELEGEYLAIFKKTVAMHEVFLQRLAAHPTLRRDHNLYVFLEYSQDLSVRGKNKKELFGGFIRNIVKSADEALITGVSGLKEVDKFFEHERTFLLEYHTRIRDACLRADRVMRSHKCLAEDYIPISAALSSLGTQEVNQLKTSFLKLAELFERLRKLEGRVASDEDLKLSDMLHYYMRDAQAAKDLLYRRLRALADYENANKALDKARMRNREVRSAETHQQLCCRRFERLSDSAKQGQYASSKKHPHCPQGGTLASSPTPQSTASPTLLWTRGPRGAAGGDRHP is encoded by the exons ATGGAGGAGAATCCCGACCCTGGGGAGGAGCGCCAG GGAGATGGCGCCTTGCAGGTGGAGATCTCTGATGCCGTGAGTGAGAGGGACAAGGTGAAATTCACGGTTCACACCAAG AGCTGCCTCCCCCACTTCAGCCAGACTGAGTTCTCCGTCGTCAGGCAACACGAGGAGTTCATCTGGCTCCACGATGCTTACACCGACAACGAGGACTATGCGGGCATCATT ATCCCCCCGGCTCCTCCCAAACCAGACTTTGAGGCTTCAAGGGAAAAGCTGcagaggctgggggagggggacagCTCAGTCACCAGGGAAGAGTTTGCCAAAATGAAGCAAGAACTAGAGGG GGAGTACTTGGCCATCTTTAAGAAGACAGTAGCCATGCATGAGGTGTTCCTCCAGCGCCTGGCTGCCCATCCCACGCTGCGCCGGGACCACAACCTCTATGTCttcttggaatacagccaagat CTGAGTGTTCGCGGGAAGAATAAGAAGGAGCTGTTTGGGGGGTTCATCAGGAACATTGTGAAGTCGGCAGATGAAGCCCTCATTACTGGAGTGTCAGGACTGAAG GAGGTGGACAAGTTCTTCGAGCACGAGAGGACCTTCTTGCTGGAGTACCACACTCGAATCCGGGATGCCTGCCTGCGTGCCGACCGTGTCATGCGCTCCCACAAGT GCTTGGCTGAGGACTACATCCCCATCTCTGCGGCGCTGAGCAGCTTGGGCACCCAGGAAGTCAACCAGTTAAAGAC GAGCTTTCTAAAACTGGCCGAACTCTTTGAACGTCTGAGG AAGCTGGAGGGCCGGGTGGCCTCCGACGAGGACCTGAAACTCTCTGACATGCTCCACTACTACATGAGGGATGCCCAGGCAGCCAAG GATCTACTCTATCGGCGGCTGCGGGCGCTGGCCGACTACGAGAACGCCAACAAGGCCCTGGACAAAGCCCGGATGAGAAACCGTGAGGTACGGTCAGCGGAGACGCACCAGCAGCTGTGCTGCCGCCGCTTCGAGCGCCTCTCGGACTCGGCCAAGCAGG gCCAGTACGCTTCTTCTAAGAAACACCCTCATTGCCCTCAAGGGGGAACCCTAGCATCCTCCCCTACCCCCCAATCCACAGCCTCCCCTACTCTACTCTGGACACGTGGACCACGAGGGGCCGCCGGGGGTGACAGGCATCCCTGA
- the SNX32 gene encoding sorting nexin-32 isoform X2 — translation MEENPDPGEERQGDGALQVEISDAVSERDKVKFTVHTKSCLPHFSQTEFSVVRQHEEFIWLHDAYTDNEDYAGIIIPPAPPKPDFEASREKLQRLGEGDSSVTREEFAKMKQELEGEYLAIFKKTVAMHEVFLQRLAAHPTLRRDHNLYVFLEYSQDADPAWSLSQLSVRGKNKKELFGGFIRNIVKSADEALITGVSGLKEVDKFFEHERTFLLEYHTRIRDACLRADRVMRSHKCLAEDYIPISAALSSLGTQEVNQLKTSFLKLAELFERLRKLEGRVASDEDLKLSDMLHYYMRDAQAAKDLLYRRLRALADYENANKALDKARMRNREVRSAETHQQLCCRRFERLSDSAKQELTDFKARRGSAFRKNLIELAELELKHAKASTLLLRNTLIALKGEP, via the exons ATGGAGGAGAATCCCGACCCTGGGGAGGAGCGCCAG GGAGATGGCGCCTTGCAGGTGGAGATCTCTGATGCCGTGAGTGAGAGGGACAAGGTGAAATTCACGGTTCACACCAAG AGCTGCCTCCCCCACTTCAGCCAGACTGAGTTCTCCGTCGTCAGGCAACACGAGGAGTTCATCTGGCTCCACGATGCTTACACCGACAACGAGGACTATGCGGGCATCATT ATCCCCCCGGCTCCTCCCAAACCAGACTTTGAGGCTTCAAGGGAAAAGCTGcagaggctgggggagggggacagCTCAGTCACCAGGGAAGAGTTTGCCAAAATGAAGCAAGAACTAGAGGG GGAGTACTTGGCCATCTTTAAGAAGACAGTAGCCATGCATGAGGTGTTCCTCCAGCGCCTGGCTGCCCATCCCACGCTGCGCCGGGACCACAACCTCTATGTCttcttggaatacagccaagat GCTGACCCAGCCTGGTCTCTGTCCCAGCTGAGTGTTCGCGGGAAGAATAAGAAGGAGCTGTTTGGGGGGTTCATCAGGAACATTGTGAAGTCGGCAGATGAAGCCCTCATTACTGGAGTGTCAGGACTGAAG GAGGTGGACAAGTTCTTCGAGCACGAGAGGACCTTCTTGCTGGAGTACCACACTCGAATCCGGGATGCCTGCCTGCGTGCCGACCGTGTCATGCGCTCCCACAAGT GCTTGGCTGAGGACTACATCCCCATCTCTGCGGCGCTGAGCAGCTTGGGCACCCAGGAAGTCAACCAGTTAAAGAC GAGCTTTCTAAAACTGGCCGAACTCTTTGAACGTCTGAGG AAGCTGGAGGGCCGGGTGGCCTCCGACGAGGACCTGAAACTCTCTGACATGCTCCACTACTACATGAGGGATGCCCAGGCAGCCAAG GATCTACTCTATCGGCGGCTGCGGGCGCTGGCCGACTACGAGAACGCCAACAAGGCCCTGGACAAAGCCCGGATGAGAAACCGTGAGGTACGGTCAGCGGAGACGCACCAGCAGCTGTGCTGCCGCCGCTTCGAGCGCCTCTCGGACTCGGCCAAGCAGG AGCTCACTGACTTTAAGGCTCGCCGGGGCTCTGCTTTCCGAAAGAACCTCATTGAGTTGGCTGAACTGGAACTCAAACACGCCAAG gCCAGTACGCTTCTTCTAAGAAACACCCTCATTGCCCTCAAGGGGGAACCCTAG
- the LOC141547601 gene encoding uncharacterized protein LOC141547601 yields the protein MDGGPGLRAFIGLSVRLSRQRAPPLKGECGSQRAGETAERGWSRSASRAAPTEQGRGAQRASSCCACAAPPPSSPTPLGWRRAGRPGAGPRADQGRGEGGTGGALGLGRGRGRRRVRCRGGRAQTTGWRIRVCLGWRPGRLAWVRVWPWPWGGEAGTWRWDTGPSCRHQGYSRRASVRQRGVAVWGRRLAAEEERLTPQSWWSIDPWMQPSPWAGGAKRPGLRPSTRARGYLRRRLPVQGKGRRLASRQQGRTRPKLPPWASVIPEADRIRDTLQVKKLPSRSPSPTQPQSRSPGRGPKSRKCVKILHEKLWFSWEPLQVRGHSLKPQTKVPAHPAAPPPPPPSPASKESTEGPAGRELSGEESGGQPQPIKTPQAARAEEKHPSVAGAARAEEKHPSVAGAARAEEKHPSVAGAARAEEKHPSVAETVTAHPSMAEEKHPSMAAWPEEGHLPSETGAAGPIEHPPTAEAAQAEVEHPRKATRSESEKTPATELDKAPSVQGEQTPAAEELTPGVGQQTSGTEGAPESEDTSTVESKVPSGAASRRPSVSESKRPSVSESKRPSVVESRRPSVMESRRPSVVESRRPSVVESRRSSVVESRRPSLVESRRPSLVESRRPSLVESRRPSLVESRRPSGTESKRSSGPESKRSSRAESRRSSRSGQQTPGVQEETSESESKQTSGVEMETSETEGKQILEAQDEEILEAQDEEILEVQDEEILEAQGKEISGAEGEETSGPEGPQTSEAEEQPTSEAEDLTSEAEGRPTSGPEGERISGPEGELISEAEGQQASAAEGELTSEAEGQQASAAEEELTSGPEGQVTPGAEDELTSGLEGQVTSGTEGELTSGTELEQLLATEDEQTLGVRTPEGDEPLDHGQALWLVIEGVAKQKSEDQEMTEGLPKEEGSEEYEKKKSVSAEEGNLPKKIETQFSEANFEDATDNTANIASEGEEASRKTSPVKAQEMMEGEQPGQGAEEKKEVPQGGEKVGEGEKEPEGEEGKKEPEGGEGEKEPEGGEGEKEPEGG from the exons ATGGACGGAGGGCCCGGCCTCCGTGCTTTCATTGGCCTGTCCGTCCGTCTTTCCCGGCAGCGGGCACCGCCTCTTAAGGGAGAATGCGGGTCTCAGAGAGCGGGGGAGACGGCCGAGAGGGGCTGGAGTCGAAGCGCTAGTCGGGCAGCTCCCACCGAGCAG GGGCGGGGCGCGCAGCGGGCCTCGAGCTGCTGCGCCTGCGCCGCCCCTCCGCCCTCCAGCCCCACGCCTTTGGGCTGGCGGAGGGCAGGGAGGCCGGGGGCGGGTCCGCGGGCGGATCAGGGGCGGGGCGAGGGCGGGACTGGGGGAGCGCTGGGgctggggcgggggagggggcgtCGCCGGGTCCGATGCCGGGGCGGGCGGGCGCAGACGACGGGGTGGAGGATAAGGGTGTGCCTGGGCTGGAGGCCTGGGCGACTGGCCTGGGTGCGGGTGTGGCCGTGGCCCTGGGGCGGGGAGGCGGGCACCTGGCGCTGGGATACGGGCCCCAGCTGCCGGCACCAAGGCTACAGCCGCCGCGCTTCGGTCCGGCAGCGGGGCGTGGCCGTGTGGGGCCGGAGGCTGGCGGCCGAAGAGGAGCGCTTGACCCCTCAGAGCTGGTGGAGCATCGACCCGTGGATGCAGCCCTCGCCCTGGGCCGGGGGAGCCAAACGGCCGGGCCTGCGGCCCTCGACGCGCGCCCGTGGCTACCTCCGCCGCCGCCTCCCGGTGCAGGGGAAGGGCCGCCGCTTGGCGAGCCGACAGCAGGGCCGGACGCGGCCAAAGCTGCCGCCGTGGGCCAGCGTCATCCCTGAGGCCGACAGGATCCGGGACACCCTGCAGGTCAAGAAGCTGCCCTCCCGCTCGCCGTCCCCGACCCAGCCCCAGTCCAGATCCCCGGGCAGGGGTCCCAAGTCCCGGAAATGCGTGAAGATCCTGCACGAGAAGCTGTGGTTCAGCTGGGAGCCGCTGCAGGTGCGGGGCCACAGCTTGAAGCCCCAAACGAAGGTGCCGGCCCACCCAGCAGCCCCGCCACCCCCACCACCCTCACCTGCTTCCAAGGAGTCCACCGAAGGCCCCGCCGGACGGGAGCTCAGCGGGGAGGAGAGCGGCGGCCAGCCACAACCAATCAAGACACCACAGGCTGCCAGGGCCGAAGAGAAGCATCCCTCTGTGGCTGGAGCTGCCAGGGCCGAAGAGAAGCATCCCTCTGTGGCTGGAGCTGCCAGGGCCGAAGAGAAGCATCCCTCTGTGGCTGGAGCTGCCAGGGCCGAAGAGAAGCATCCCTCTGTGGCTGAAACTGTCACAGCCCATCCCTCCATGGCTGAAGAGAAGCATCCTTCGATGGCTGCCTGGCCAGAAGAAGGGCATCTTCCCTCAGAGACCGGAGCTGCCGGGCCAATAGAGCATCCTCCCACGGCTGAAGCTGCCCAGGCAGAAGTGGAGCATCCACGGAAGGCTACTAGGTCAGAAAGTGAGAAGACCCCCGCCACTGAACTCGACAAGGCCCCGAGTGTACAAGGAGAGCAGACCCCAGCTGCAGAAGAACTGACTCCGGGGGTAGGCCAACAGACCTCGGGAACAGAAGGCGCCCCTGAAAGTGAGGATACCTCCACTGTAGAAAGCAAGGTGCCCTCGGGGGCAGCAAGCAGGCGGCCCTCGGTTTCAGAGAGCAAGCGGCCCTCGGTTTCAGAGAGCAAGCGGCCCTCAGTTGTGGAAAGCAGGAGGCCCTCGGTTATGGAAAGCAGGAGGCCCTCGGTTGTGGAAAGCAGGAGGCCCTCAGTTGTGGAAAGCAGGAGGTCCTCGGTTGTGGAAAGCAGGAGGCCCTCGCTTGTGGAAAGCAGGAGGCCCTCGCTTGTGGAAAGCAGGAGGCCCTCACTTGTGGAAAGCAGGAGGCCCTCACTTGTGGAAAGTAGGCGGCCCTCAGGGACAGAAAGCAAGCGGTCCTCAGGGCCAGAAAGCAAGCGGTCCTCAAGGGCAGAAAGCAGGCGGTCTTCAAGGTCAGGCCAGCAGACTCCAGGGGTACAGGAGGAGACCTCAGAGTCAGAAAGCAAGCAGACCTCAGGGGTAGAAATGGAGACCTCAGAGACAGAAGGCAAGCAGATCTTAGAGGCCCAAGatgaagagatcttagaggcccAAGATGAGGAGATCTTAGAGGTCCAAGATGAGGAGATCTTAGAGGCCCAAGGCAAGGAGATCTCAGGAGCAGAAGGGGAGGAGACCTCAGGGCCAGAAGGCCCGCAAACCTCAGAGGCAGAAGAGCAGCCGACCTCAGAGGCAGAGGATCTGACCTCAGAAGCAGAAGGCCGTCCAACCTCAGGGCCAGAAGGCGAGCGGATCTCAGGGCCAGAAGGTGAGCTGATCTCAGAGGCAGAAGGCCAGCAGGCCTCAGCGGCAGAAGGTGAACTGACCTCAGAGGCAGAAGGCCAGCAGGCCTCAGCAGCAGAAGAGGAGCTGACCTCTGGCCCAGAAGGCCAGGTGACTCCAGGGGCAGAAGATGAGCTGACCTCCGGGCTAGAAGGCCAGGTGACCTCAGGAACAGAAGGCGAGCTGACCTCAGGAACAGAACTTGAGCAGCTTCTGGCAACAGAAGATGAGCAGACTCTAGGTGTGAGGACTCCTGAAGGCGATGAGCCCCTGGACCATGGCCAGGCCTTATGGCTAGTGATTGAAGGGGTCGCCAAGCAAAAGAGCGAAGACCAGGAAATGACTGAGGGACTTCCAAAAGAAGAAGGGTCAGAAGAGTACGAAAAGAAGAAATCAGTATCTGCTGAGGAAGGTAACCTTCCCAAAAAGATTGAGACACAATTCTCAGAAGCCAACTTTGAGGACGCCACAGATAACACAGCCAACATAGCCAGCGAAGGAGAGGAAGCCAGCAGGAAGACGAGCCCTGTAAAAGCCCAAGAAATGATGGAAGGGGAGCAGCCTGGTCAAGGGgctgaggaaaagaaggaggtcCCCCAGGGTGGGgagaaagtgggagagggagagaaggagcctgaaggggaagaggggaagaaggagcctgaaggaggagagggggagaaggagcctgaaggaggagagggggagaaggagccTGAAgggggatag
- the CFL1 gene encoding cofilin-1 isoform X2, with product MKVRKSSTPEEVKKRKKAVLFCLSEDKKNIVLEEGKEILVGDVGETVDDPYTTFVKMLPDKDCRYALYDATYETKESKKEDLVFIFWAPECAPLKSKMIYASSKDAIKKKLTGIKHELQANCYEEVKDRCTLAEKLGGNAVISLEGKPL from the exons ATGAAGGTTCGCAAGTCCTCAACACCCGAGGAGGTGAAGAAGCGCAAGAAGGCCGTGTTGTTCTGCCTGAGTGAGGACAAGAAGAACATTGTGCTGGAAGAGGGCAAGGAGATCCTCGTGGGCGACGTGGGCGAGACCGTGGATGACCCCTATACCACCTTTGTCAAGATGCTTCCAGATAAGGACTGCCGCTACGCCCTCTACGACGCCACCTATGAGACCAAGGAGAGCAAGAAGGAGGACCTCGTGTTCATCTTCTG GGCCCCCGAGTGTGCCCCCCTCAAGAGCAAAATGATCTATGCGAGCTCCAAGGACGCCATCAAGAAGAAACTGACag GGATCAAACACGAATTACAAGCCAACTGTTACGAGGAAGTGAAGGACCGCTGTACCCTGGCCGAGAAACTGGGGGGCAATGCCGTGATTTCCCTGGAGGGGAAGCCCTTGTGA
- the SNX32 gene encoding sorting nexin-32 isoform X4: MEENPDPGEERQGDGALQVEISDAVSERDKVKFTVHTKSCLPHFSQTEFSVVRQHEEFIWLHDAYTDNEDYAGIIIPPAPPKPDFEASREKLQRLGEGDSSVTREEFAKMKQELEGEYLAIFKKTVAMHEVFLQRLAAHPTLRRDHNLYVFLEYSQDLSVRGKNKKELFGGFIRNIVKSADEALITGVSGLKEVDKFFEHERTFLLEYHTRIRDACLRADRVMRSHKCLAEDYIPISAALSSLGTQEVNQLKTSFLKLAELFERLRKLEGRVASDEDLKLSDMLHYYMRDAQAAKDLLYRRLRALADYENANKALDKARMRNREVRSAETHQQLCCRRFERLSDSAKQELTDFKARRGSAFRKNLIELAELELKHAKASTLLLRNTLIALKGEP, from the exons ATGGAGGAGAATCCCGACCCTGGGGAGGAGCGCCAG GGAGATGGCGCCTTGCAGGTGGAGATCTCTGATGCCGTGAGTGAGAGGGACAAGGTGAAATTCACGGTTCACACCAAG AGCTGCCTCCCCCACTTCAGCCAGACTGAGTTCTCCGTCGTCAGGCAACACGAGGAGTTCATCTGGCTCCACGATGCTTACACCGACAACGAGGACTATGCGGGCATCATT ATCCCCCCGGCTCCTCCCAAACCAGACTTTGAGGCTTCAAGGGAAAAGCTGcagaggctgggggagggggacagCTCAGTCACCAGGGAAGAGTTTGCCAAAATGAAGCAAGAACTAGAGGG GGAGTACTTGGCCATCTTTAAGAAGACAGTAGCCATGCATGAGGTGTTCCTCCAGCGCCTGGCTGCCCATCCCACGCTGCGCCGGGACCACAACCTCTATGTCttcttggaatacagccaagat CTGAGTGTTCGCGGGAAGAATAAGAAGGAGCTGTTTGGGGGGTTCATCAGGAACATTGTGAAGTCGGCAGATGAAGCCCTCATTACTGGAGTGTCAGGACTGAAG GAGGTGGACAAGTTCTTCGAGCACGAGAGGACCTTCTTGCTGGAGTACCACACTCGAATCCGGGATGCCTGCCTGCGTGCCGACCGTGTCATGCGCTCCCACAAGT GCTTGGCTGAGGACTACATCCCCATCTCTGCGGCGCTGAGCAGCTTGGGCACCCAGGAAGTCAACCAGTTAAAGAC GAGCTTTCTAAAACTGGCCGAACTCTTTGAACGTCTGAGG AAGCTGGAGGGCCGGGTGGCCTCCGACGAGGACCTGAAACTCTCTGACATGCTCCACTACTACATGAGGGATGCCCAGGCAGCCAAG GATCTACTCTATCGGCGGCTGCGGGCGCTGGCCGACTACGAGAACGCCAACAAGGCCCTGGACAAAGCCCGGATGAGAAACCGTGAGGTACGGTCAGCGGAGACGCACCAGCAGCTGTGCTGCCGCCGCTTCGAGCGCCTCTCGGACTCGGCCAAGCAGG AGCTCACTGACTTTAAGGCTCGCCGGGGCTCTGCTTTCCGAAAGAACCTCATTGAGTTGGCTGAACTGGAACTCAAACACGCCAAG gCCAGTACGCTTCTTCTAAGAAACACCCTCATTGCCCTCAAGGGGGAACCCTAG
- the SNX32 gene encoding sorting nexin-32 isoform X1, producing the protein MEENPDPGEERQGDGALQVEISDAVSERDKVKFTVHTKSCLPHFSQTEFSVVRQHEEFIWLHDAYTDNEDYAGIIIPPAPPKPDFEASREKLQRLGEGDSSVTREEFAKMKQELEGEYLAIFKKTVAMHEVFLQRLAAHPTLRRDHNLYVFLEYSQDADPAWSLSQLSVRGKNKKELFGGFIRNIVKSADEALITGVSGLKEVDKFFEHERTFLLEYHTRIRDACLRADRVMRSHKCLAEDYIPISAALSSLGTQEVNQLKTSFLKLAELFERLRKLEGRVASDEDLKLSDMLHYYMRDAQAAKDLLYRRLRALADYENANKALDKARMRNREVRSAETHQQLCCRRFERLSDSAKQGQYASSKKHPHCPQGGTLASSPTPQSTASPTLLWTRGPRGAAGGDRHP; encoded by the exons ATGGAGGAGAATCCCGACCCTGGGGAGGAGCGCCAG GGAGATGGCGCCTTGCAGGTGGAGATCTCTGATGCCGTGAGTGAGAGGGACAAGGTGAAATTCACGGTTCACACCAAG AGCTGCCTCCCCCACTTCAGCCAGACTGAGTTCTCCGTCGTCAGGCAACACGAGGAGTTCATCTGGCTCCACGATGCTTACACCGACAACGAGGACTATGCGGGCATCATT ATCCCCCCGGCTCCTCCCAAACCAGACTTTGAGGCTTCAAGGGAAAAGCTGcagaggctgggggagggggacagCTCAGTCACCAGGGAAGAGTTTGCCAAAATGAAGCAAGAACTAGAGGG GGAGTACTTGGCCATCTTTAAGAAGACAGTAGCCATGCATGAGGTGTTCCTCCAGCGCCTGGCTGCCCATCCCACGCTGCGCCGGGACCACAACCTCTATGTCttcttggaatacagccaagat GCTGACCCAGCCTGGTCTCTGTCCCAGCTGAGTGTTCGCGGGAAGAATAAGAAGGAGCTGTTTGGGGGGTTCATCAGGAACATTGTGAAGTCGGCAGATGAAGCCCTCATTACTGGAGTGTCAGGACTGAAG GAGGTGGACAAGTTCTTCGAGCACGAGAGGACCTTCTTGCTGGAGTACCACACTCGAATCCGGGATGCCTGCCTGCGTGCCGACCGTGTCATGCGCTCCCACAAGT GCTTGGCTGAGGACTACATCCCCATCTCTGCGGCGCTGAGCAGCTTGGGCACCCAGGAAGTCAACCAGTTAAAGAC GAGCTTTCTAAAACTGGCCGAACTCTTTGAACGTCTGAGG AAGCTGGAGGGCCGGGTGGCCTCCGACGAGGACCTGAAACTCTCTGACATGCTCCACTACTACATGAGGGATGCCCAGGCAGCCAAG GATCTACTCTATCGGCGGCTGCGGGCGCTGGCCGACTACGAGAACGCCAACAAGGCCCTGGACAAAGCCCGGATGAGAAACCGTGAGGTACGGTCAGCGGAGACGCACCAGCAGCTGTGCTGCCGCCGCTTCGAGCGCCTCTCGGACTCGGCCAAGCAGG gCCAGTACGCTTCTTCTAAGAAACACCCTCATTGCCCTCAAGGGGGAACCCTAGCATCCTCCCCTACCCCCCAATCCACAGCCTCCCCTACTCTACTCTGGACACGTGGACCACGAGGGGCCGCCGGGGGTGACAGGCATCCCTGA
- the CFL1 gene encoding cofilin-1 isoform X1, whose protein sequence is MGPRAVTRTSGLQVSRPGSPSRHRQGSGGRDIDQWGSAPGASGPAPLRRGRTPELDLLRRRRGDSTSRRAPGRRSATELHFPSAPSPKRRKLAPPLIVRFLLNGRGRERPRSVGSRQQRRRSDSLLSCGPRFLPHPPSLARSLLSGTMASGVAVSDGVIKVFNDMKVRKSSTPEEVKKRKKAVLFCLSEDKKNIVLEEGKEILVGDVGETVDDPYTTFVKMLPDKDCRYALYDATYETKESKKEDLVFIFWAPECAPLKSKMIYASSKDAIKKKLTGIKHELQANCYEEVKDRCTLAEKLGGNAVISLEGKPL, encoded by the exons atgggacctAGAGCTGTGACAAGGACCTCTGGACTCCAGGTCTCTCGCCCCGGGAGCCCGAGCAGGCATCGGCAGGGCAGCGGAGGCCGAGATATAGACCAATGGGGGAGCGCTCCCGGCGCTTCTGGCCCCGCCCCTCTCCGCAGGGGCCGAACGCCGGAGCTAGACCTGCTGCGGAGGAGAAGGGGAGACTCCACTTCCCGGCGTGCCCCGGGGCGGCGCAGCGCGACGGAACTCCATTTCCCGTCTGCCCCGTCCCCGAAGCGCCGGAAGCTCGCCCCGCCTCTCATTGTGCGGTTCCTACTAAACGGAAGGGGCCGGGAGAGGCCGCGTTCAGTCGGCTCCAGGCAGCAGCGGCGAAGGAGCGACTCCCTCCTCTCCTGTGGCCCTCGTTTCCTCCCTCACCCTCCCTCCCTCGCTCGCTCGCTCCTTTCCGGAACCATG GCCTCTGGGGTCGCTGTCTCAGATGGAGTGATTAAGGTGTTCAACGACATGAAGGTTCGCAAGTCCTCAACACCCGAGGAGGTGAAGAAGCGCAAGAAGGCCGTGTTGTTCTGCCTGAGTGAGGACAAGAAGAACATTGTGCTGGAAGAGGGCAAGGAGATCCTCGTGGGCGACGTGGGCGAGACCGTGGATGACCCCTATACCACCTTTGTCAAGATGCTTCCAGATAAGGACTGCCGCTACGCCCTCTACGACGCCACCTATGAGACCAAGGAGAGCAAGAAGGAGGACCTCGTGTTCATCTTCTG GGCCCCCGAGTGTGCCCCCCTCAAGAGCAAAATGATCTATGCGAGCTCCAAGGACGCCATCAAGAAGAAACTGACag GGATCAAACACGAATTACAAGCCAACTGTTACGAGGAAGTGAAGGACCGCTGTACCCTGGCCGAGAAACTGGGGGGCAATGCCGTGATTTCCCTGGAGGGGAAGCCCTTGTGA